The Magnolia sinica isolate HGM2019 chromosome 3, MsV1, whole genome shotgun sequence genome includes the window ACCATTCTGCAGGAGGTGGGAGAAACCTTGCCCGATAGACTTCCACAATCGCGTAGGCAAGGACGACTGCGGATTTCCAGAATTTTCATCAGATGGTGGTTCAATCGGCCTGGCAGAGGCTGGATTCAATTCTGAGAACCTTACAGCTCCCAAGATTCGCTCTGGGAGCTCCAATTCAGTTTGGCCCTCGATAAGAAACGCTAGGTCAACGGTCAATGTCGTGATGTAACCAAACGCCAAATGAACAATGGCATTGGCAACCATTGAAGCTCCAATATCCACGTCAACTTCTATGTAGTTCTCCCTTATGAAATACTTGCAAGACACAGCTCGTCCAAGTATGCAGATGGCCTGCTCACCAACAGCAGTTCTCACAATCCAAGGCCCTTTGACAATGTTGGCTATCAACTTGAGCCTCGAATTCCGAAATGCATCATCCCCCTTCAGAAAGCGATCCATGAGGGAACCTTCGGGGATAGGATCAAGCGCTACAAAATATGCAACGGCGCTGTAGTTGTCCTTACTTGGGACTTGCAAATTGAAAGCCCAGATGAAAGGCTTCTTACCGATGGCAAATTCATTGTCAATAGCCTTCCTCACACGGCTGTTTGGGTGGTTTAGAACATCACTTATTTTAGTGGCACCTTTGATCCAATCAAATCCAAGAGGCTTTAGAAGGTAGTTGCCGCCAGGAATTTTAACCCTGTCAGTAAAATAGTTGGGGCCTCTAACCATAAACTTATCACCAGGTGGGGAAGCCCAGCCATCTGGACAATTATCTGGTTGCAGAAGTGGAACAGCCCCCTCAGATTTCACTCTCTCTATCCACTCATGTTCATTCTGACCATCATGACCAGCCATAAGCAAATGATATAACCTGGAACAAAAAACAACACCCTATCAAGCGACAAAGAAATAGATCAAGAATGCATAGAAATGGATTGGAAAGTACTTGACACACTTGACTTTTGTAGCACCAAAACACTTAAAGGATGCTTATGCGGTTGAAATGGATGAATCAGATTACAACTTTCAATAGGATATTTAATGGATTCACAGAACTTGCAATAGAAAAATAACCAGTTTGAAGTTCACAAAAAATCACTTTCCATTTCTTGCTCACGATATCATATCATTACCAGGTGAAAATAATTCCATCTGCAAATGGGCAATATATTTCTACAGTATGAATTCTATAGTTGATTTGACTCCTCTTTTTTCTTGTTCCAAAACC containing:
- the LOC131240162 gene encoding protein ENHANCED DISEASE RESISTANCE 2-like isoform X1; translated protein: MEVFLPRDRPSSKLRGFAFVRMGSEEELARAVRLLHCESFGGRKFLVQRARLYHLLMAGHDGQNEHEWIERVKSEGAVPLLQPDNCPDGWASPPGDKFMVRGPNYFTDRVKIPGGNYLLKPLGFDWIKGATKISDVLNHPNSRVRKAIDNEFAIGKKPFIWAFNLQVPSKDNYSAVAYFVALDPIPEGSLMDRFLKGDDAFRNSRLKLIANIVKGPWIVRTAVGEQAICILGRAVSCKYFIRENYIEVDVDIGASMVANAIVHLAFGYITTLTVDLAFLIEGQTELELPERILGAVRFSELNPASARPIEPPSDENSGNPQSSLPTRLWKSIGQGFSHLLQNGVQEGSASSSAHVNGSALDFDGDGVVKKCLLEKRTLETFVPQEMGKFNCCKDSYTWLASEIFICPSSFIKLEV
- the LOC131240162 gene encoding protein ENHANCED DISEASE RESISTANCE 2-like isoform X3, with protein sequence MAGHDGQNEHEWIERVKSEGAVPLLQPDNCPDGWASPPGDKFMVRGPNYFTDRVKIPGGNYLLKPLGFDWIKGATKISDVLNHPNSRVRKAIDNEFAIGKKPFIWAFNLQVPSKDNYSAVAYFVALDPIPEGSLMDRFLKGDDAFRNSRLKLIANIVKGPWIVRTAVGEQAICILGRAVSCKYFIRENYIEVDVDIGASMVANAIVHLAFGYITTLTVDLAFLIEGQTELELPERILGAVRFSELNPASARPIEPPSDENSGNPQSSLPTRLWKSIGQGFSHLLQNGVQEGSASSSAHVNGSALDFDGDGVVKKCLLEKRTLETFVPQEMGKFNCCKDSYTWLASEIFICPSSFIKLEV
- the LOC131240162 gene encoding protein ENHANCED DISEASE RESISTANCE 2-like isoform X2, whose amino-acid sequence is MEVFLPRDRPSSKLRGFAFVRMGSEEELARAVRLLHCESFGGRKFLVQRARLYHLLMAGHDGQNEHEWIERVKSEGAVPLLQPDNCPDGWASPPGDKFMVRGPNYFTDRVKIPGGNYLLKPLGFDWIKGATKISDVLNHPNSRVRKAIDNEFAIGKKPFIWAFNLQVPSKDNYSAVAYFVALDPIPEGSLMDRFLKGDDAFRNSRLKLIANIVKGPWIVRTAVGEQAICILGRAVSCKYFIRENYIEVDVDIGASMVANAIVHLAFGYITTLTVDLAFLIEGQTELELPERILGAVRFSELNPASARPIEPPSDENSGNPQSSLPTRLWKSIGQGFSHLLQNGVQEGSASSSAHVNGSALDFDGDGVVKK